The Campylobacter concisus sequence CAATCGTTAGTGGATTATTTAGCGAGATGTCGTACTTGCCGCCAGCGATACTTACTTTACTTGTATAAGATGATGGACTATTTAGCCCCACATATCGCTCTAAAATAAACTCGTCAAGCTTTAATGAAAATGGTAAATTTAAGGCCTTTGAGCTAAAGTAAAATTTCGCCTCTTGCCCACCAAAACTTAGCACACTAGGCTCCAGCTCATATCCAGCTCCGCCTTTTAGTTTAATACTCTTTTTTTCGCCGTTAAAACTTATCTCTAAACTAAGCGTAGCAGGAGCGTTTTTCTCATCTTTTTTATATCCAAGCAAGTTAATTATAAATTCCTTGCCGTCTATAAAATTTTTAAACTCAAAGTCGTTTTCACCAAATAAGCTTAATTTTAATGGATAACTAAAATTTTCTCCAAGCATTTCGACTTTAAGATAAGGCTTGACGCTTTGCATTACATTTGAGCTTTGCAGAGCTCTAAGATGTATAACGCCCTCTTCGCCAAAATACCTTGTAAGCGTAGCCCCGATGAAGATAACGATAAAAGCAAGATGTATCAAAAATGCGCCAAATTTTTTATACATCTTGGTTTTTACGATGCTAATAGCTAAACAAATAGTGCAAGCAAACATAACACACTCGTACCAAAGCGCTTCGTAAACAAGCACTCTGGCCGTTTGTGTGTCATAAAAATTTTCTAAAAAAGTCGCAAGTCCTGCACCAAAAGCAAGAATAAATAATAATATCAAAGACAAGCGGTAGATATTTAAAATTCTCATCGCTCGCCTCTGCCTTAGATGCTATAAGTTTGTCCCGCATAAAGTATAAACACCCTAAGCAGTAAAACACCGATAACAGCCGCTAATGAACTGATATAAAAGCTAAATTTTAAGCTAGCTACTTTTTTGCCAAATGCAAAATTTAAAACAAAAGGCACAATAAAGCCAACTAGCACAACACCAAGCCAAAAGAAATTTGCCCAAACGCCACTATAAAAAGCAACAGCTGCATTTTGCTGATAACTTGAACCAAGTAAAAGCGATACAAAAAGCATTAAAATGAGTAAAATTTCAGCTCCCAAAACGCTAAATTCTATGCTATGAAGCGAATGAAGGTCGCTTGAATGCGGATCTTCTTTAAATAAAGCTGCTGCAACCAAGCTACTGCCACTTATGCCAGCACTTAGTCCTGAAGCTATAAATAAAGCTGGAAGCACAGCTGTGTTTAAAAGTGGAAATCTAATCAAAACTGAGATCAAAAATCCAGTATAAGCACAAATTATTACAGCAAAAATAAGACAAATACGACTTAAAAATGGATAAAGTGGTATTAAAATTTTCATTATTAGTGCAAAAAGAGCGCTAAAGGATTTTAAACTTTTGGCTAAGAAATTTGAAATTTCATCATTAAATGCATAAAGGCACATCAAAAAGCTAAGCGGTATAAATACACAAAGTCCAGCAACACCGATAGACATAACTGATGTGAAATTATAATTAATCAAAATTTTCCAAAATAAAAGCGGCTTTTCAAGATCAGCTATCAAGCAAACCATACCGAGCATGATGCTAACAAATGCTAAAAGCGAAGCAGCCTTGAAAAATGGACTAAAGCTCTCTTGCTTTTTATAGTGTTTTAAAAGTATGGCAGCGATTAGCGCTCCACCACTCATACCAGCTAGCAAAAGATAAACAGCGATCGGCCAGCCCCACTCTACTCCATGCGAAAATGTTGCAGTAAAATTTAATGCACCATCCATCTTACACCCCCATTTTTACTTTAGGAATATATCTAAGGCTTGGTTTTGTGCCAAGCTCTGCTCTTAGCCTTATGCTATCTTTTACGGCTAGTAGCTTACTGATGTGCGAATCTTCATCGTTAAGATCACCAAAGACGATCGCTTCATATCTACAAGCTTCTACGCAGGCCGGCTCTTTTTCGTCCTTTAAATTTGTATCTACGCAAAAGTTACAGCTTTGAGCTGAGTGCGTAACCTTATCAATATATCTCACATCATATGGACAGGCTACGATGCAGTATTTACAGGCGATGCAGTCATCTATATTTGTAGTTTGTATGCCAGTTTTTTCGTCTTTATGACAAGCCTTGGTTGGACAAACAGCTACACAAGGCGCATCGACACACTGCTGACAAGACACTCTTACAAATCTTTTATCGAGTAAATTTTTAGGATTAGTCTTATCTTCTATAAAAAGTCTCATCTGCCCTTTTGGGACTAAATTTACCTTTCTACAAGCTATCTCACAGTCGGTACAGCCAACACATTTATTTTGGTCAAATATCATACCAAAGTGTGGTTTTTTTACACTTTCTTCACTCTTAAAAGCAAAACCACTACTTGCCGCACCAGCACCAGCAGCCACAACTACCATGCTTTTTAAAAAGGCTCTTCTATTTTTTTGATTTTGCATTTTTAACTCCATTTTATATCTTAATGAGGCTTTTTGATGCCCTCATTTAGTTCTTTTTCGTGAATTTTCTTTGCAGCCTCGGCTAATTCACCTGGCTTTAAGACTTTAACAAGCTCTATCTCAAAAACAATAGTCTCGCCTCCAGGTATGCCCTCCATGCCGCTATCGCCGTACGCAAGTTCTGGCGGGATAACAAATTTAAACTTATCGCCCTCTTTCATGAGCATTAAGCCCTCTTCAAGACCTGGGATCAAATTTAGCATAGAAAGATGAGCTGGAGCCTCTTTTGTCTCATCAAAGACCTTACCATCGATAAAGCTAGCTTTGTAGTTTGCTATGATGATACTCTCTTGTTTTGGAGTCGCTCCATTTTTGCTTGATTTTAAAATTTCATATTGCAATTTTGATTTTGTAGTTTTTACATTTTTATTTTTTGCATTTTTATCCATAAAAGCCTTGCCCTGCTTTAAATTCTCTTTAAGTATGGCGGCTTCTTTTTCTTTTACTATCTTGTCTAAATTTTCAGCTCTTTTGTTTAGTAGCTTTGCTATCTCATCATCGCTTAGTTTTAGCTCTCCTTTTAGTGCATCACTAAAACCTTTGATAACGGCCTCAGCATCGTAGCTAATGCCTATTTGTTTTTGTTCAAGTAACCCTTTTAAAACATATCCGCCACTTGTTGCTCCCATGGCATAAGACTCATTTGAATCTACATTTGCAAGCAAACTAGAAGCACTTAAGCTAAGAAGTAGCGTAAATTTTAAAACCTTATTTTTCATATCAAACCCTTAAGATTAAAGGGGCTAAAACTAGCCCCTAAATGCTATAAATTTTTATTCAAAATTCTTTGAGCTTCTTTTATATACTCTTTTGATGCATCGAGTTTTTGTTTAGTAAATTTAAATCCGTGCATACCCCATGAACCATCTTTTTCAACCATATCGATGATCTCTTGAGCATTTTGGATAAGCTCATAAACTCTTACTTTATCACTTGCATCAAGTTTTTTAGTCTCAAGTAGTGAGTAAAGTCCTTCAATACCAATCTTAACTTCAGAGAATTCATTCTTAACTGGAGTTTGCCATCCCATAACTTCATCATAAACTTGTTTTTGGTTTTTGAAGTGAAGTGTTGGTTTTAGCTCAGATAGTACTGGGCTGTGGCAGCCTTTGGTATCTTTCATATCTTTATCAGCCCAAGATGTTCTAGCGCAAGCCCACATCAAGTCAACGTAGTTATGGCCATTTTTATCTCTCTCAAAGTGCCAATCTTTAGCATCTCTTGGACCTTTGGCAGCATCGCCTGGTACTAGAGATTTCTCTTTTGGATCAACCATGATCTTCCAGATGTGAGATCTTCTTTGAGTATCAAAGCCAGCGTTGTCTTGGAACTGAACAGCATAGAAATTCTCACAACTCATCATAAATGGCATGTGGCAAGATGCACAAGTGTTGTCTTTGTGAGTATCTGCTTTAGATGCGATATATGCTTGAGTCTCGTGGCAATCTTTACACTCTTTTCTAATTTTTGGTTTAGTATAGAATGAGCTTAGATAGCCTTGTTCTGAGTTATAGTTCATACCAGTTACGCTCTTATCACCTACAACTGGACCTGTGTTGTCGTGTGGATCGTGGCAAGTAACACATCTCATACCTTTATCATAGTGAGCTGTAAAGTATGATTGAGAACCTTCAGAACCACATCCTGGTCCCATTGATTTAAATTTAGAGCTAAGTGAGAGATCAAGCTTACCGTTATTAAGCGGATTAGCACGAGCTAGATCTGGGCTAAAGTTAAATCTTTGGTGGCAGCGTTCGCAGTTTGATGTTCTAAAATTTGTAGCTCCATCAAGGTGACCGCCAGCTCCGTGGCACTCCTCACAGCTTACGCCTTTTGAGATAGTGTGTTTTTGAAGCTCTTTAGCATTACCAAGTGCTGCATAAAATTCTGCTTTTGATTTGAAATCGAATTTAACCGGGTGACAAACTTCACAATATGATGAGTTTGCTTGGAAAAACATTGATTTTTTATGTTTTGCGGCGTATGAAGCTAGGCCTCTAACATATCCGCCATTGTCGCCGTACTCTTCAAGAGTGCCAGGAAATTCTGGGACAAGCTCTTTTATCTTTTTAACAGTTGCGTCGTCTAAATTTAACGCCCATGTTCTTTGCCATTGGTTACCACCAGCCACGATCTGGCCTGTACCATCTCTTAGTAAACCACCCTCAACATAGTAAGTACCACGAAGTAGCCACGCATCAACGTAGCCCATTTTGGTTCTTAAGTGACCAACAGTTGCGTAGATAACATCTGGAGTGATACCTTTTGGAAGGATAGAAGCTGTATCTTTGTCAAATACTGGCTCAGTTAGGTTGTTATTAACCTCTGGGTGCTCACCAGGGAAACGCATAGTAGTTGCGTGGCGAGATCTGCTCCACACTTCATACTGAGCTGGGTGACACTCACCGCACTTTTCTGGACCTACAAATTTGTTAGGAAACTGAAGTGATGAAGTGGCTGGAATTCTATACATCATAGAGCTATAGCCCTTACCGCCATCTCTTTTACTAAGCTTTGACATATCAAAGCCATGTCCCTCGGCAAGCCACTCTAAGCCACGGTCGTGAACGACCATTTTACCGACGGTTTTACCACCATATTTTGTAAAAATAGGGTGGTTTTTAAATAACCAGTTATACATCTCTTGCTCTTCTACAACGTAGTCTTGCAAGGAGATAACACCTCTACTTTGCAGTGTGCCTTTAGGATTTGCGATAACATCACGTGCTTTATCGGACATCTGCATATTATGCTCTTCGCAACAGGCTTGTGAAGCGAAGATGCTAACACCCATGAGCAAACCAGCTAAGGCTTTTTGTAGATTTCTCATGTGCCCTCCTTTAAATTTTTATCCTAAAATCAAAATGATTTCATACTGATAATACTAACACCAAAAAAGGGTAGAAAAGGGGGAATTTTAATAAATTATAAATTTTTGAAACTAATTGTAAATGTAATACTATTTTCATCTACGTTTCTAGCAAAGATTAGGGCGTTATTTTTGCTAGCGATTAACCGGCTCATATATAGACCAAGCCCGCTGCCAGACTCTTTTGTGCTAAAGTGTGGCTCAAAGATAACTTTTAAAAACGAAGCCTTTATCGCTCCTGCATTATTTTGCACGCATAAATTTTTACGATTATCTTTTATGAAAGTATAAATTTTTATTACTCTTGGCTTTACATAGCTTTGTTTAAATGCATCTTTTGCGTTGTTTATAATATTTATTAAAATTTGGATTATTTCATTAAAATTCGCAAAAATCGTAAAATTTTCTCTTATATCGATTTCTATTTCGATTTGATATTTCTTAAGTGAGGCGTTTAGAATTTTTATAGTCTGATTTATCACTTCCTCTACGCTAAACTCCCTTTTTAAAGTATTTGGCTTAAAAAAGTTTTTAAAATCATCAACCGTTTCAGACATGAAATTTATCTGCTTGCTAGTCTCTTCTATAAACTCATAAATTTTTGCTTCATCAAGCTTTTTTCGCTCCTGATAGAGTTCTAAATTTATTAAAGCTGAGCTGATTTGAGCTAAAGGCTGCTTCCACTGATGTGAGATATTGCCTATCATCTCGCCCATTGAGGCTAGGCGGCTTTGATGTATCATTAGCTGCTCGGTCTGCCTTTTGCTCTCTTCGCCACGCCTATGCATCTTATAAACAAGTAGCAAAAATATCCCAAATACAAAGGCTATCGCACTCATTATGATGATAACTTCTTTTAAATGGTAAGAAAAAATGGCACGTAGTGGGATTTTAAAAGATAGCATCGCCATCATCTCACTTGCCTCAGAAATTTTTCCATTTGAAATTTCATAACGATCCAACATCTGTTTTGGAGCACTTTCGCTATTGTGACAGGCTAAGCAAGATGTATTTTGACTTTTTATAGGAAGTCCTACAAAAAATTGTGAGCCATTTTCATCTTTTATAATCTTTGAAAACTCACTAAATTTATTCTCTTTAAAGCCTCTTAACACCTGCGCTTCAAATTCATTTGGCTCATGAGCTTTATTTAAAGGCGCCATGGCGACTAGTTTGTAGTCAAAGTCAAGATTGTATTTTTTCTTTTGGATATTATAAATTTCACGGCTTATATATGAAGATGAGAGCAATCTCTCGTCAAAAAAATCCTCTTTTATAATGCCATCATGCTTTAGCTGCTCTATCAATGGACGCTGAACGCCTGCAATGTATTCTCTTACAGAATTTATACTCTCAAGCACATAATACGCCTCTTTTTTGGCATCTTTCATTGCAAGATTATTATAAAAATTTAAAACAAGTGCGGATATTAAGAGATAAACAAAGATAAAAACACTAACGATTAGCTGAAATTTATATTTCACAAAGATAACCTACACCATATAAATTTTTAATCACATCTTTGCCAAGCT is a genomic window containing:
- a CDS encoding c-type heme family protein, coding for MKYKFQLIVSVFIFVYLLISALVLNFYNNLAMKDAKKEAYYVLESINSVREYIAGVQRPLIEQLKHDGIIKEDFFDERLLSSSYISREIYNIQKKKYNLDFDYKLVAMAPLNKAHEPNEFEAQVLRGFKENKFSEFSKIIKDENGSQFFVGLPIKSQNTSCLACHNSESAPKQMLDRYEISNGKISEASEMMAMLSFKIPLRAIFSYHLKEVIIIMSAIAFVFGIFLLLVYKMHRRGEESKRQTEQLMIHQSRLASMGEMIGNISHQWKQPLAQISSALINLELYQERKKLDEAKIYEFIEETSKQINFMSETVDDFKNFFKPNTLKREFSVEEVINQTIKILNASLKKYQIEIEIDIRENFTIFANFNEIIQILINIINNAKDAFKQSYVKPRVIKIYTFIKDNRKNLCVQNNAGAIKASFLKVIFEPHFSTKESGSGLGLYMSRLIASKNNALIFARNVDENSITFTISFKNL
- a CDS encoding FKBP-type peptidyl-prolyl cis-trans isomerase, with translation MKNKVLKFTLLLSLSASSLLANVDSNESYAMGATSGGYVLKGLLEQKQIGISYDAEAVIKGFSDALKGELKLSDDEIAKLLNKRAENLDKIVKEKEAAILKENLKQGKAFMDKNAKNKNVKTTKSKLQYEILKSSKNGATPKQESIIIANYKASFIDGKVFDETKEAPAHLSMLNLIPGLEEGLMLMKEGDKFKFVIPPELAYGDSGMEGIPGGETIVFEIELVKVLKPGELAEAAKKIHEKELNEGIKKPH
- the nrfD gene encoding NrfD/PsrC family molybdoenzyme membrane anchor subunit, encoding MDGALNFTATFSHGVEWGWPIAVYLLLAGMSGGALIAAILLKHYKKQESFSPFFKAASLLAFVSIMLGMVCLIADLEKPLLFWKILINYNFTSVMSIGVAGLCVFIPLSFLMCLYAFNDEISNFLAKSLKSFSALFALIMKILIPLYPFLSRICLIFAVIICAYTGFLISVLIRFPLLNTAVLPALFIASGLSAGISGSSLVAAALFKEDPHSSDLHSLHSIEFSVLGAEILLILMLFVSLLLGSSYQQNAAVAFYSGVWANFFWLGVVLVGFIVPFVLNFAFGKKVASLKFSFYISSLAAVIGVLLLRVFILYAGQTYSI
- a CDS encoding 4Fe-4S dicluster domain-containing protein, whose protein sequence is MQNQKNRRAFLKSMVVVAAGAGAASSGFAFKSEESVKKPHFGMIFDQNKCVGCTDCEIACRKVNLVPKGQMRLFIEDKTNPKNLLDKRFVRVSCQQCVDAPCVAVCPTKACHKDEKTGIQTTNIDDCIACKYCIVACPYDVRYIDKVTHSAQSCNFCVDTNLKDEKEPACVEACRYEAIVFGDLNDEDSHISKLLAVKDSIRLRAELGTKPSLRYIPKVKMGV
- a CDS encoding multiheme c-type cytochrome, encoding MRNLQKALAGLLMGVSIFASQACCEEHNMQMSDKARDVIANPKGTLQSRGVISLQDYVVEEQEMYNWLFKNHPIFTKYGGKTVGKMVVHDRGLEWLAEGHGFDMSKLSKRDGGKGYSSMMYRIPATSSLQFPNKFVGPEKCGECHPAQYEVWSRSRHATTMRFPGEHPEVNNNLTEPVFDKDTASILPKGITPDVIYATVGHLRTKMGYVDAWLLRGTYYVEGGLLRDGTGQIVAGGNQWQRTWALNLDDATVKKIKELVPEFPGTLEEYGDNGGYVRGLASYAAKHKKSMFFQANSSYCEVCHPVKFDFKSKAEFYAALGNAKELQKHTISKGVSCEECHGAGGHLDGATNFRTSNCERCHQRFNFSPDLARANPLNNGKLDLSLSSKFKSMGPGCGSEGSQSYFTAHYDKGMRCVTCHDPHDNTGPVVGDKSVTGMNYNSEQGYLSSFYTKPKIRKECKDCHETQAYIASKADTHKDNTCASCHMPFMMSCENFYAVQFQDNAGFDTQRRSHIWKIMVDPKEKSLVPGDAAKGPRDAKDWHFERDKNGHNYVDLMWACARTSWADKDMKDTKGCHSPVLSELKPTLHFKNQKQVYDEVMGWQTPVKNEFSEVKIGIEGLYSLLETKKLDASDKVRVYELIQNAQEIIDMVEKDGSWGMHGFKFTKQKLDASKEYIKEAQRILNKNL